A genomic region of Metopolophium dirhodum isolate CAU chromosome 1, ASM1992520v1, whole genome shotgun sequence contains the following coding sequences:
- the LOC132937127 gene encoding uncharacterized protein LOC132937127 codes for MSYRTIASTDSENEHFSESIDIRPSFSKTKPGSKRSAEKTSVKKPMKKKQNKMNASYRDNISERLRSEDFDVEVFNSLTFRQGDGVVTIKTPFEEKGKDLWVLSHYKVTNIENVPVKDRWKFSEATVRLYTTDESKDQTLHTGLNETMQIIFDKLLTDPKRQTIKSKTVV; via the exons atgtcgtacCGTACAATTGCTTCAACTGATTCAGAG aatgaacattttagcgaatcaattgatataagaccgtctttttcaaaaacaaaacctgGATCAAAACGTTCTGCAGAAAAAACAAGTGTtaaaaaacctatgaaaaagaagcagaataaaatg aatgcatCATACAGAGATAATATCAGCGAACGCTTGAGATCAGAagattttgatgttgaagtatttaattCGCTAACATTCAGACAAGGAGATGGCGTTGTGACAATAAAGACGCCTTTTGAAGAAAAAGGAAAGGATCTTTGGGTGCTAAGTCATTATAAGGTTACTAACATCGAGAATGTACCAGTAAAGGACAg atGGAAGTTCAGTGAAGCTACTGTTAGATTGTACACGACCGACGAATCAAAAGATCAAACACTTCATACTGGTCTTAATGAGacaatgcaaattatatttgataaattactaacCGATCCAAAGCGTCAAACTATTAAAAGCAAGAcggttgtttga